One genomic region from Ovis canadensis isolate MfBH-ARS-UI-01 breed Bighorn chromosome 6, ARS-UI_OviCan_v2, whole genome shotgun sequence encodes:
- the NKX6-1 gene encoding homeobox protein Nkx-6.1, which yields MLAVGAMEGPRQSAFLLSSPPLAALHSMAEMKTPLYPAAYPPLPAGPPSSSSSSSSSSSPSPPLGAHNPGSLKPPAAGGLSALGSPPQQLSAATPHGINDILSRPSMPVASGAALPSASPSGSSSSSSSSSTSASAAAAAAAAAAAAASSPAGLLAGLPRFSSLSPPPPPPGLYFSPSAAAVAAVGRYPKPLAELPGRTPIFWPGVMQSPPWRDARLACTPHQGSILLDKDGKRKHTRPTFSGQQIFALEKTFEQTKYLAGPERARLAYSLGMTESQVKVWFQNRRTKWRKKHAAEMATAKKKQDSETERLKGASENEEEDDDYNKPLDPNSDDEKITQLLKKHKSTGSGGGGGLLLHPSEAEGSS from the exons ATGTTAGCGGTGGGGGCGATGGAGGGCCCCCGGCAGAGCGCGTTCCTGCTCAGCAGCCCGCCCCTGGccgccctgcacagcatggcagaaatgaagacccCACTGTACCCCGCCGCCTACCCCCCGCTGCCCGCCGGCCCcccctcctcctcgtcctcctcgtcctcctcgtCGTCGCCCTCCCCGCCTTTGGGCGCCCACAACCCGGGCAGCCTGAAGCCCCCGGCCGCGGGGGGGCTCTCGGCCCTGGGCAGCCCCCCGCAGCAGCTCTCGGCCGCCACCCCGCACGGTATCAACGACATCCTGAGCCGGCCCTCCATGCCGGTGGCCTCAGGGGCCGCCCTGCCCTCCGCCTCGCCCTCCGGGTCCTCTTCATCCTCCTCTTCCTCGTCCACCTCCGCTTCGGCTGCTGCGGCCGCAGCCGCAGCggcggccgccgccgcctcgtCGCCCGCGGGGCTCCTGGCCGGCCTGCCCCGTTTCAGCAGCCtgagcccgccgccgccgccgcccgggctCTACTTCAGCCCCAGCGCCGCGGCGGTGGCCGCCGTGGGTCGGTACCCGAAGCCGCTCGCCGAGCTGCCCGGACGGACGCCTATCTTCTGGCCGGGAGTGATGCAGAGCCCACCCTGGAGGGACGCCCGCCTGGCCTGCACCCCTC ATCAAGGATCCATCTTGTTGGACAAAGACGGGAAGAGGAAACACACGAGACCCACGTTCTCGGGCCAGCAGATCTTTGCCCTGGAGAAGACTTTCGAACAAACGAAATACTTGGCCGGGCCGGAGAGGGCTCGCTTGGCCTATTCTTTGGGGATGACAGAGAGTCAGGTCAAG GTCTGGTTCCAGAACCGCCGGACCAAGTGGAGGAAGAAGCACGCAGCCGAGATGGCCACGGCCAAGAAGAAGCAGGACTCGGAGACCGAGCGGCTGAAAGGGGCCTCGGAGAACGAGGAGGAGGACGACGACTACAACAAGCCCCTGGACCCCAACTCGGACGACGAGAAAATCACGCAGCTGCTGAAGAAGCACAAGTCGACCGgcagtggcggcggcggcgggctccTGCTGCACCCGTCCGAGGCCGAGGGCTCGTCCTGA